A stretch of DNA from Malus sylvestris chromosome 9, drMalSylv7.2, whole genome shotgun sequence:
ATACGACTGCCATCTGTGAGGACAATCATGTCTACCTGATGAGCTGGCTAGTTGTAGATCATAGACATCATCTCCCCTTTATCCTTTGCACTGAAGTACATTCCACGAGGGCGCCTAAACAACCCAGAATAATTTTGACATACTAATCCTACTGTAGGAATGTAGATTATGGGAGCAAAATCTTGGATGTTGTCAATAAGGGCTCGGTAGTATAAGGTCTCGTTCCTGTCATGCAATCTATTTAAAATCCTCCATTTAGCCAAGGCCACAACACCTTCTGGCTGGCCCTTAGTATTTTTCTCTAGCGACCGATAAGACTCCATGAAACAAGCATACTGCTGCTCGAACGATATGACACGAGGGGGAAGGAGATCGCAAAGTCCTAGTCGATCTCTTTCAGTCAACGGAAATCCAGTGTCCTTGTTGAACCATGGATCATGGAGAATATCGGCGTCGCGCTTGTGAACCATACAGGGGTCGGGAATCGCAGAAAACCAATGAAACACGAACCCAGAAAATTCTCACCGAGACATTATCACAAACAATTGATATGCTGGAAGAAAACCAGTAATCGAAACAAAACCTGAGAACTTGAATCTTGAAAACCCCAGGAAACCCAGGAAAAATCAACACTCTGATTTCGGAGACATCCAACAGTAATTCACGAAGACTGCCACTCCGTCGTTCCAACTGTgcacctctgcaaacaacccttGAAGACGATAACAGCGGAAGAATCAAGATCGAAGAGGTAGTAAACCTGACAGAGTCCAAGATCCCCACTTTCCAATCAGCAACGCAGAAGAGAAATTCCAGATGAAAAGCAGAAATAATCACCACCGAATCGAGATTTGCATAGCAGAAAGAAGATGAATCTCGGCACCCATAATCTTTTGACGATCCAGATTTTGTGACCGACACTCTGTTCATAGCCCAAATCTCTCACAAATCCCTAATTTCTTTTGAATTTCATATCCCCAATTTCTGAAACTATGTAGATCTTCATGAAAACCCAGGCGAATTAGTCACCATATACTGACAACCATAGCTTCTTTCTGGTAGAGATTACGCAGAATCATGGGTGAACTTCGATTTTGCTCCCCGCCAAAATTTCAGCTCTAAAGAACGGCGTGCTGAAGGG
This window harbors:
- the LOC126582882 gene encoding NAD-dependent malic enzyme 59 kDa isoform, mitochondrial-like, with the protein product MVHKRDADILHDPWFNKDTGFPLTERDRLGLCDLLPPRVISFEQQYACFMESYRSLEKNTKGQPEGVVALAKWRILNRLHDRNETLYYRALIDNIQDFAPIIYIPTVGLVCQNYSGLFRRPRGMYFSAKDKGEMMSMIYN